Proteins encoded by one window of Paraburkholderia terrae:
- a CDS encoding molybdopterin-dependent oxidoreductase, translated as MGMTGSAALPLQETTAGAVMLAGDFLRPMQVTIDDLRQHASVTADPFDLRCYTTNRFIRKVDQYRGVLLKDLIDMAGLRNDRPGDFKRTIFIAHAHDGYAVTFSWHELFNTPIGERVLVAFERGDQPLSVDEGAPILFSAADILPAPRHVKRLAGVVARVLEL; from the coding sequence ATGGGAATGACTGGCTCGGCGGCGCTGCCGCTGCAGGAGACGACGGCGGGCGCCGTCATGCTGGCGGGCGATTTTCTGCGTCCGATGCAGGTGACGATCGACGATCTGCGGCAGCACGCAAGCGTGACGGCCGATCCCTTCGACCTGCGCTGCTACACGACGAACCGCTTCATCCGCAAGGTCGATCAGTATCGCGGCGTGCTGCTGAAGGATCTGATCGACATGGCGGGCCTGCGCAACGACCGGCCCGGCGATTTCAAGCGGACCATTTTCATCGCGCACGCTCACGACGGCTACGCGGTGACGTTCTCATGGCATGAACTGTTCAACACGCCGATCGGCGAACGCGTGCTCGTCGCGTTCGAGCGCGGCGACCAGCCGCTTTCCGTCGACGAAGGCGCGCCCATTCTGTTTTCAGCCGCTGATATTCTGCCCGCGCCGCGTCATGTGAAACGGCTCGCGGGTGTGGTTGCGCGCGTGCTCGAGCTTTGA
- a CDS encoding dihydrolipoyl dehydrogenase, which produces MKTLHIDVAVIGAGSAGLSAFRAAKAAGASVVLIEGGAYGTTCARVGCMPSKLLIAAAEAAHAARSMAPFGVHVDGAVRVDGREVMARVKRERDRFVGFVVESTESISDEERLIGYAQFIDDNVLQVGEHTRVHAKRVVIATGSSPYVPAMYQALGDRAIVNDDVFAWDDLPRKVAVIGAGVIGLELGQALAWLGVDVTMLGARGRVGPLSDPAIKDYARDVFKDSFHFETHAQVEAATREGDSVHLRYRDGAGELHEDTFDYVLVTAGRRPNMDKLALHNTTIEVDARGVPVFDPLTLQAGTHPVFIAGDANDVLPLLHEAADEGRVAGDNAARYPDVKPLVRRAAISVVFSEPGIAMVGARFLDLAEGSFVTGEVSFEDQGRSRVMLRNRGLMHVYVDRDTRRFVGAEWIGPGAEHIAHLLSWALQMGLTVDAMLAMPFYHPVVEEGLRSALRSAAAQLAV; this is translated from the coding sequence ATGAAGACGCTTCATATCGATGTCGCAGTGATTGGCGCGGGCAGCGCGGGCTTGTCCGCCTTCCGCGCCGCGAAGGCCGCCGGCGCGAGTGTCGTGCTGATCGAAGGCGGCGCGTACGGGACGACCTGTGCGCGTGTCGGCTGTATGCCGTCGAAGCTGCTGATCGCCGCCGCCGAAGCCGCGCATGCGGCGCGCAGCATGGCGCCGTTCGGCGTGCATGTCGATGGCGCCGTGCGGGTCGACGGACGCGAAGTGATGGCGCGCGTCAAGCGCGAGCGCGACCGCTTTGTTGGGTTCGTTGTCGAATCGACGGAAAGCATTTCCGATGAAGAGCGGCTGATCGGCTACGCGCAGTTCATCGACGACAACGTGCTGCAGGTCGGCGAGCACACCCGCGTACACGCGAAGCGCGTGGTGATCGCGACGGGCTCGTCGCCGTATGTGCCGGCGATGTACCAGGCGCTCGGCGACCGTGCGATCGTCAACGACGACGTGTTTGCGTGGGACGATCTGCCGCGCAAGGTTGCTGTGATCGGCGCGGGCGTGATCGGGCTGGAACTGGGCCAGGCGCTGGCGTGGCTTGGCGTCGACGTGACGATGCTCGGCGCGCGTGGGCGCGTTGGACCGTTGAGTGATCCGGCGATCAAGGACTATGCGCGTGATGTGTTCAAGGATTCTTTTCACTTTGAGACGCATGCGCAGGTGGAAGCGGCGACGCGCGAAGGTGACAGCGTGCATTTGCGGTATCGCGATGGCGCGGGGGAATTGCACGAAGACACGTTCGACTATGTGCTGGTGACGGCGGGCCGTCGGCCGAATATGGACAAGCTCGCGCTGCATAACACGACGATCGAGGTCGATGCGCGCGGTGTGCCTGTGTTTGATCCGTTGACGTTGCAGGCGGGCACGCATCCCGTGTTTATCGCGGGTGACGCGAATGATGTGCTGCCGCTCTTGCACGAAGCCGCCGATGAAGGTCGCGTTGCGGGCGACAATGCCGCGCGGTATCCCGATGTGAAGCCGCTTGTGCGGCGGGCGGCGATTTCAGTTGTGTTTTCTGAGCCTGGGATTGCGATGGTTGGGGCGCGGTTTCTGGATCTTGCTGAGGGCTCGTTTGTGACGGGTGAAGTTAGCTTTGAGGATCAGGGTCGTAGCCGCGTGATGTTGCGCAATCGCGGGTTGATGCATGTGTATGTGGATCGCGATACGCGACGGTTTGTGGGGGCTGAGTGGATCGGGCCGGGTGCTGAGCATATCGCGCATTTGCTGTCGTGGGCGTTGCAGATGGGGCTTACCGTTGATGCGATGCTCGCGATGCCTTTTTATCATCCCGTTGTTGAGGAGGGTTTGCGGAGCGCGTTGAGGAGTGCTGCTGCGCAGCTGGCCGTTTAA
- a CDS encoding DUF3022 domain-containing protein has protein sequence MDTIGLSQRIEEIELALVGTFESPKAPTVSAYQEGPTTWLMLSWVVETGRDTTLDARCVVTLKLGDAQIDRYAALDTAKRRVVQDRLRDLVRQHVEVSRAQPASTDSCSIELDVDDTVFDVPDEPYDML, from the coding sequence ATGGACACGATTGGATTGTCGCAGCGCATCGAGGAAATCGAACTGGCCCTCGTCGGGACCTTCGAATCGCCGAAAGCGCCCACTGTCAGCGCCTATCAGGAAGGCCCGACGACCTGGCTGATGCTCTCGTGGGTCGTCGAAACGGGCCGCGACACGACGCTCGATGCGCGCTGCGTCGTAACTCTCAAGCTCGGCGATGCGCAGATCGACCGCTATGCCGCGCTCGATACGGCCAAACGGCGCGTCGTGCAGGATCGTCTGAGGGATCTCGTGCGGCAGCATGTCGAAGTGTCGAGGGCGCAGCCGGCTTCGACGGACAGTTGTTCGATCGAACTCGACGTGGACGACACCGTCTTCGACGTGCCCGACGAACCCTACGACATGCTGTAA
- a CDS encoding acid phosphatase yields MNEHDEPNLPTASDLPADDRPDDPDRRRVLTGLAAAGLGLALAGCQSVDSASTGAPRSAADARLDNALRDQVKRIVVIYAENRSFANLYGNFPGVQYPLSAVTPDRYVQLDRDGNTPLATLPKIWGGLVPQAQEVDGKRYMIAERDISGLRNQPFHLTDAHGAPLPNSVITRDLVHRFYQNQMQINAGRNNQFAAWGDSGGLVMGHYRSSGESLKLWGLAQQYTLCDNFFMAAFGGSWLNHIFLISAQAPLVPDIGSGPGKKLVSVVEGDDPTGTRLKQAPNSPKTALEGPPVFVSDGLFTPDGYAVNTMAPPYQPSMVRPAEGGDPALANPGDPKVLPPQRYATIGDRLSDKGVDWAWYSGAWQYALDHRDTGAVPDFQYHHQPFNYFANFAPGTAARARHLRDGGVGDDASTNRFIADIDAGRLPAVTFYKPQGNLNMHAGYADVESGDRHIANVIEHIQRGPQWQNTVIVITHDENGGWWDHVAPPKGDRWGPGSRIPALVISPLAKKGYVDHTVYDTNSILRLISRVHGLAPLDGVALRDRTLVQNGLTPIGDLTGALDLA; encoded by the coding sequence ATGAACGAGCACGACGAACCCAATCTGCCCACCGCTTCCGACCTCCCCGCCGACGACCGCCCCGACGATCCCGACCGCCGCCGCGTCCTCACTGGCCTTGCCGCAGCAGGCCTCGGCCTCGCGCTGGCGGGCTGCCAGTCGGTGGACAGCGCCTCGACGGGCGCGCCGCGCAGCGCGGCCGACGCGCGGCTCGACAACGCGTTGCGCGATCAGGTCAAGCGCATCGTCGTGATCTACGCGGAGAACCGCAGCTTCGCGAACCTGTACGGCAACTTCCCCGGCGTACAGTATCCGCTGTCCGCCGTCACGCCCGATCGTTACGTGCAACTGGACCGCGACGGCAACACGCCGCTCGCCACGCTGCCGAAGATCTGGGGCGGCCTCGTGCCGCAGGCGCAGGAAGTCGACGGCAAGCGCTACATGATTGCCGAGCGCGATATCTCCGGATTGCGCAACCAGCCGTTTCATCTGACCGACGCGCACGGCGCGCCGCTGCCGAACAGCGTGATCACCCGCGACCTCGTGCATCGCTTCTATCAGAACCAGATGCAGATCAACGCGGGCCGCAACAACCAGTTCGCCGCATGGGGCGATTCGGGCGGCCTCGTGATGGGGCATTACCGCAGCTCCGGCGAATCGCTGAAGCTGTGGGGGCTCGCGCAGCAATACACGCTGTGCGACAACTTCTTCATGGCCGCGTTCGGCGGCTCGTGGCTCAACCACATCTTCCTGATTTCGGCGCAGGCGCCGCTCGTACCGGATATCGGCAGCGGGCCGGGGAAGAAGCTCGTGTCCGTCGTCGAAGGCGACGACCCGACGGGCACGCGTCTGAAACAGGCGCCCAATTCGCCGAAGACGGCGCTCGAAGGCCCGCCGGTGTTCGTCAGCGACGGCCTGTTCACGCCCGACGGCTACGCAGTCAACACGATGGCGCCGCCCTATCAGCCGAGCATGGTGCGGCCCGCCGAGGGCGGCGATCCCGCGCTCGCGAACCCAGGCGACCCGAAGGTGCTGCCGCCGCAGCGCTACGCGACGATCGGCGACCGGCTGAGCGACAAGGGCGTCGACTGGGCGTGGTATAGCGGCGCCTGGCAATACGCGCTCGATCATCGCGATACGGGCGCCGTGCCCGACTTCCAGTACCACCATCAGCCGTTCAACTACTTCGCGAACTTCGCGCCCGGCACGGCGGCGCGCGCGCGGCATCTGCGCGACGGAGGTGTAGGCGACGACGCATCGACCAACCGCTTCATCGCCGATATCGACGCGGGACGCCTGCCCGCCGTGACGTTCTACAAGCCGCAGGGCAATCTGAACATGCATGCGGGCTACGCGGACGTCGAGTCCGGCGACCGGCATATCGCGAACGTCATCGAACATATCCAGCGCGGCCCACAGTGGCAGAACACGGTGATCGTCATCACGCACGACGAGAACGGCGGCTGGTGGGATCACGTCGCGCCGCCCAAAGGTGACCGCTGGGGACCGGGCTCGCGCATTCCCGCGCTGGTCATTTCGCCGCTCGCGAAGAAAGGCTATGTCGATCACACGGTGTACGACACCAACTCGATCCTGCGTCTGATCAGCCGCGTGCATGGGCTCGCGCCACTCGATGGCGTGGCGCTGCGTGACCGTACGCTGGTGCAGAACGGGCTGACGCCCATCGGCGATCTGACGGGGGCGCTCGATCTCGCGTGA
- a CDS encoding M23 family metallopeptidase, with translation MTSTQPNRRTHARACAGLALLSLIGGCTTLPWQMTPEDRSLQQPPQTAASPASTDRPARRPPVNADKPLSDGYYRVKPGDTLYRIATSHGQRSEDIIKWNNLTDPGHIETGGVLRVTPPPDAASGSAASASSAQAKQQRTNTPAKPDDAAKTNPKSDKADITDRKDDNSVDTGKPSFVWPARGTLGAVYGQGKSKGIVIAAKAGDPVKAATSGRVVFAGDGGKPYGKLIVIKHDDTLVTAYGHNRKLLVKEGTSVKRGETIAEMAATDHGNGSMQFEVRKDGKPVNPATYLPRVGS, from the coding sequence ATGACATCTACGCAACCGAATCGTCGAACGCATGCGCGCGCGTGCGCGGGCCTCGCCCTGCTATCGCTGATCGGCGGCTGCACGACGCTGCCCTGGCAGATGACGCCCGAAGATCGGTCGCTTCAGCAGCCTCCGCAGACGGCAGCGTCGCCCGCTTCGACCGATCGTCCGGCACGGCGCCCGCCCGTCAACGCCGATAAGCCGCTGTCCGACGGCTATTACCGCGTGAAGCCAGGCGACACGCTCTATCGCATCGCGACGAGCCACGGGCAACGCAGCGAAGACATCATCAAGTGGAATAACCTCACCGACCCGGGCCACATCGAAACAGGCGGCGTGCTGCGCGTCACGCCGCCGCCCGATGCAGCCAGCGGCAGCGCTGCGTCCGCGTCGTCCGCTCAGGCAAAGCAACAGCGCACGAACACGCCCGCAAAGCCCGACGACGCCGCGAAGACCAATCCGAAAAGCGACAAGGCCGACATCACCGACAGGAAGGACGACAACAGCGTAGACACGGGCAAGCCGAGCTTCGTCTGGCCTGCGCGCGGCACGCTGGGCGCGGTGTACGGACAAGGCAAATCGAAGGGCATCGTGATCGCCGCCAAAGCCGGCGATCCGGTGAAAGCGGCGACGTCAGGCCGCGTCGTGTTCGCGGGCGACGGTGGCAAGCCGTACGGCAAGCTGATCGTCATCAAGCACGACGACACGCTCGTGACAGCCTACGGACATAACCGCAAGCTGCTCGTGAAAGAAGGCACGAGCGTCAAACGCGGCGAAACGATCGCCGAGATGGCGGCGACGGACCACGGCAACGGCTCAATGCAATTCGAAGTCCGCAAGGACGGCAAGCCCGTCAATCCCGCGACGTATCTGCCGCGCGTCGGTTCGTGA
- a CDS encoding porin: MKRTALSMISLAALATATSAAHAQTSVTLYGTIDTGITYVHNASGNNSLWSLGNTSAGNLSGTRWGLKGSEDLGAGLKAIFQLESGFDPSTGKMGQGSRLFGRQAFVGLSQDQYGSITLGRQYDPLIDLVQGITADNYFGSAFATAGDVDNYDNSFRVNNAVKYTSPVFAGLQFEAMYSLGGVAGSTGSEQSYSGAVAYNNGPIGLAAGYYYASNSPASEGIRTTWNSTSDGTFDGPVNLGYQTAHSIGIARVAGQYTAGSFTFGLGYSNAQYRRDDSSVFGTNERYNTGQGFVNYQATPAMLVGVGYSYTHSNGDTSATYHQVSLGADYNLSKRTDLYMTAAYQHASGQTRDANTNTITDAQASIGSYGYAGTSHQEMVNLGIRHKF, from the coding sequence ATGAAGCGCACTGCCCTCTCGATGATCTCACTGGCTGCACTGGCCACGGCCACCAGCGCCGCTCACGCACAAACCAGCGTCACGCTGTATGGCACGATCGACACGGGGATCACCTACGTTCACAACGCGTCGGGCAACAACAGCCTGTGGTCGCTCGGCAATACCAGCGCAGGCAATCTGTCAGGCACGCGTTGGGGCCTCAAAGGCAGCGAAGATCTGGGCGCGGGCCTGAAGGCGATCTTCCAGCTCGAAAGCGGCTTTGATCCGAGCACGGGCAAGATGGGCCAGGGCAGCCGCCTGTTCGGCCGTCAGGCATTCGTCGGCCTTTCGCAGGATCAATACGGTTCCATTACGCTCGGCCGTCAATACGATCCGCTGATCGACCTCGTGCAAGGCATCACCGCCGACAACTACTTCGGCAGCGCATTCGCCACGGCAGGCGACGTCGACAACTACGACAACAGCTTCCGCGTGAACAACGCGGTGAAGTACACGTCGCCCGTTTTCGCGGGACTGCAGTTCGAAGCGATGTACTCGTTAGGCGGCGTCGCGGGCAGCACGGGTTCCGAGCAGTCGTATTCGGGCGCAGTCGCGTATAACAACGGGCCGATCGGCCTCGCGGCAGGCTACTACTACGCGTCCAACAGCCCGGCATCGGAAGGCATTCGCACGACCTGGAACAGCACCTCCGACGGCACGTTCGACGGCCCCGTCAATCTCGGCTATCAGACAGCGCACTCGATCGGCATTGCACGCGTGGCAGGCCAGTACACAGCCGGTTCATTCACGTTCGGCCTCGGCTACAGCAATGCGCAGTATCGCCGCGACGACAGCTCGGTGTTCGGCACGAACGAACGCTATAACACGGGCCAGGGCTTCGTGAACTATCAGGCCACGCCCGCGATGCTGGTCGGTGTCGGCTACAGCTACACGCATTCGAACGGCGATACGTCGGCGACGTACCATCAGGTGTCACTGGGCGCGGACTACAACCTCTCCAAGCGCACCGACCTCTACATGACGGCCGCGTATCAGCATGCGAGCGGCCAGACGCGCGACGCGAACACCAACACCATCACCGACGCGCAGGCATCGATCGGCTCGTATGGCTATGCGGGCACAAGCCATCAGGAGATGGTGAATCTCGGCATCCGTCACAAGTTCTAA
- a CDS encoding DUF4148 domain-containing protein, whose amino-acid sequence MNRVYQALVLAAALGLPLASHAESQSTARRAQVRAELIAAQQSGQYAQSDTNYPEPANYSAAAPHVFHRSHDLIATSYGPSTSGSAGSGFRATRARSLAGASSAFDDIYRGR is encoded by the coding sequence ATGAATCGCGTCTATCAAGCTCTCGTTCTCGCGGCTGCATTGGGTCTGCCACTCGCAAGCCACGCTGAATCTCAATCGACGGCGAGGCGCGCGCAGGTTCGCGCCGAACTGATCGCCGCGCAGCAATCCGGCCAGTACGCGCAAAGCGACACGAACTATCCGGAGCCGGCGAATTACTCGGCCGCTGCGCCGCACGTGTTCCATCGCTCGCATGATCTGATCGCGACTTCGTATGGTCCGTCGACCAGCGGCAGCGCCGGCTCGGGTTTCCGTGCGACACGCGCCCGTTCGCTGGCAGGCGCATCGTCCGCATTCGACGACATCTATCGCGGTCGGTAA
- a CDS encoding TOBE domain-containing protein has protein sequence MRTSARNHFAGQVTAVKAGAVNDEITLRTQDGLEIVAVITHGSASSLGLAAGKPAFALVKASSVIVMIDADSSKVSARNCIAGTVASVTKGAVNSEVIISAAGGAQVAAIVTNDSVDRLGLTSGKAAAAIFKASSVIVGVD, from the coding sequence ATGCGTACCAGCGCACGTAATCATTTCGCCGGTCAGGTCACGGCCGTCAAGGCCGGGGCCGTCAACGACGAGATCACGCTCCGCACTCAGGACGGACTCGAGATCGTCGCGGTAATCACCCACGGCAGCGCGTCGTCGCTCGGGCTCGCGGCGGGCAAGCCGGCGTTCGCGCTCGTCAAGGCTTCGTCGGTGATCGTGATGATCGATGCCGACAGCAGCAAGGTGTCGGCGCGCAACTGCATCGCGGGCACGGTCGCGTCGGTCACGAAGGGCGCCGTCAACAGCGAGGTCATCATTTCGGCGGCGGGCGGCGCGCAGGTCGCCGCGATCGTCACGAACGACAGCGTCGACCGTCTCGGCCTCACCAGCGGCAAGGCGGCTGCGGCGATCTTCAAGGCTTCGAGCGTGATCGTCGGCGTCGATTGA
- a CDS encoding YceH family protein, with product MNSTTDDTPRPAMRALTPLEARVLGVLFEKQHTVPDTYPLSLNSLASGCNQKTSRSPVMNVSESEILDAINSMKRLSLVLEGSSSRVPRFEHNMERVLGLPRQSAALLTALLLRGPQTAAELRLATARLHGFADTSSVEAFLEELAANDPPRVVKLGRTPGERESRWMHLLCGEPTPEQIGAAALSDEPLPPGELEALRAQQRELSERVERLEALVTHLAGELGVSLDELKGNL from the coding sequence ATGAATTCCACCACCGACGATACCCCGCGCCCCGCCATGCGGGCGCTCACGCCGCTCGAAGCCCGCGTGCTGGGCGTGCTGTTCGAGAAGCAGCACACCGTGCCCGACACCTACCCGCTGTCGCTCAACTCCCTCGCGTCGGGCTGCAATCAGAAGACCTCGCGCTCGCCCGTGATGAACGTCAGCGAATCCGAGATTCTCGACGCGATCAACTCCATGAAGCGCCTTTCGCTGGTGCTCGAAGGCAGCAGCAGCCGCGTGCCGCGCTTCGAGCACAACATGGAGCGCGTGCTCGGCCTGCCGCGCCAGTCGGCGGCGCTGCTGACGGCGCTGCTGCTGCGCGGCCCGCAGACGGCAGCCGAGTTGCGGCTCGCCACCGCGCGCCTGCACGGCTTCGCCGATACGTCGTCCGTCGAGGCGTTTCTCGAAGAGCTTGCCGCCAATGATCCGCCGCGCGTCGTCAAGCTGGGGCGCACGCCGGGCGAGCGCGAGAGCCGCTGGATGCATTTGCTGTGCGGCGAGCCCACGCCCGAACAGATCGGCGCCGCGGCACTCTCCGACGAGCCGCTGCCGCCCGGCGAACTCGAAGCGCTGCGCGCCCAGCAGCGCGAGTTGAGCGAGCGCGTCGAGCGGCTCGAAGCGCTTGTGACGCACCTCGCGGGCGAGCTTGGCGTGTCGCTCGATGAACTGAAGGGAAACCTGTAG
- a CDS encoding winged helix-turn-helix domain-containing protein encodes MRIQQEGTIALGPGKVALLEAVREHGSISAAARSLNMSYRRAWLLMDELNRSLKSPATVSEHGGQSGGGSALTPVGEEIIRLYRGIEAQAYAACADDIAALTKMVRR; translated from the coding sequence ATGCGCATTCAGCAGGAAGGCACGATCGCGCTGGGACCGGGTAAGGTCGCGCTGCTCGAAGCGGTGCGCGAGCATGGTTCGATTTCGGCAGCGGCACGCAGCCTGAACATGTCGTACCGGCGCGCGTGGCTGCTGATGGATGAATTGAACCGTTCGCTGAAATCGCCGGCGACGGTGTCCGAACATGGCGGGCAGAGCGGCGGCGGCAGCGCGCTGACGCCCGTCGGCGAGGAGATCATCCGGCTCTATCGGGGCATCGAAGCGCAGGCGTACGCCGCATGCGCGGACGATATCGCCGCGCTTACGAAGATGGTGCGGCGTTAA
- a CDS encoding AraC family transcriptional regulator, giving the protein MDLLSRFLSLMPVSGRVDVRCHFGAPWAIEEGPAGVREIPYHVLLSGRAVLEDGNGPPEHLAAGDIIVFPTGSPHRIHDGSGAQPVPVTERRNIMLTVAENSGTGDTADILCGRFLLGAVPDRLLRDHLPSRLVVRSGAHTTLNGDPAANGEKPGGVAGSRLARLIQLMREEATDECPGSETLVNHLSAALFALTLRFASEAAHPPHGLLALAGRPRLQAAVSAMFESPGKPWTLDQFAALCNMSRATFVRQFQEAIGRSATDVLTEVRMTIAGRMLLESTTPVGDIGETVGYQSEAAFQRVFKKQIGVTPARWRASGGHMQSAQDAAADEAAADAEQ; this is encoded by the coding sequence ATGGATCTCCTAAGCCGCTTCCTGTCGCTGATGCCCGTGAGCGGGCGTGTCGATGTCCGCTGCCACTTCGGCGCGCCATGGGCGATCGAAGAGGGCCCGGCGGGCGTGCGCGAGATTCCGTATCACGTGCTGCTGTCGGGGCGCGCGGTGCTCGAAGACGGCAACGGGCCGCCCGAGCATCTGGCCGCGGGCGACATCATCGTGTTTCCAACGGGCAGCCCGCACCGTATCCACGACGGCAGCGGCGCGCAGCCCGTCCCCGTCACGGAGCGGCGCAACATCATGCTGACGGTCGCGGAGAATAGCGGCACGGGCGACACGGCCGACATCCTGTGCGGCCGTTTTCTGCTCGGCGCCGTGCCGGACCGGCTGCTACGCGATCACCTGCCGTCGCGGCTGGTGGTGCGCAGCGGTGCGCATACGACGCTCAATGGCGATCCAGCCGCGAATGGCGAAAAACCGGGCGGCGTCGCGGGCTCACGGCTCGCGCGGCTCATTCAACTGATGCGCGAAGAGGCCACGGACGAATGCCCCGGCAGCGAAACGCTCGTCAATCATCTGTCGGCGGCACTGTTCGCGTTGACGCTGCGCTTCGCGAGCGAAGCCGCGCATCCGCCGCACGGGCTGCTGGCGCTGGCGGGGCGTCCGCGCCTGCAGGCGGCCGTCTCGGCGATGTTCGAATCGCCCGGCAAGCCGTGGACGCTCGACCAGTTCGCCGCGCTGTGCAACATGTCGCGCGCGACCTTCGTACGGCAGTTCCAGGAGGCGATTGGCCGCTCGGCGACCGATGTGCTCACGGAAGTCCGCATGACGATCGCGGGCCGCATGCTGCTCGAATCGACGACACCCGTCGGCGATATCGGCGAGACGGTCGGCTATCAGTCGGAAGCGGCGTTCCAGCGCGTGTTCAAGAAGCAGATCGGCGTGACGCCGGCGCGCTGGCGTGCATCGGGCGGGCACATGCAGTCGGCGCAGGACGCCGCGGCGGATGAAGCTGCGGCCGACGCAGAGCAATAG
- the grxC gene encoding glutaredoxin 3: MSAITIYTTPTCPYCLAAKALLKKKGLSYEEINVQSDRATALALMERTGRRTVPQIFIGETHVGGFDDLNALETAGNLDPLVEANAVR, translated from the coding sequence ATGTCCGCAATCACGATCTACACGACACCGACGTGCCCGTACTGTCTCGCCGCGAAGGCGCTGCTCAAGAAGAAGGGTCTGTCATACGAGGAAATCAACGTTCAGAGCGACCGCGCCACGGCGCTAGCGTTGATGGAACGCACGGGACGCCGCACGGTGCCGCAGATTTTCATCGGCGAAACGCATGTGGGCGGATTCGACGATCTCAACGCACTGGAAACCGCGGGGAACCTCGATCCGCTGGTCGAGGCTAACGCGGTGCGTTGA